In the genome of Nitrospira japonica, one region contains:
- a CDS encoding nucleotidyltransferase domain-containing protein, translated as MMQESSEQLVTPLAPILGFKRTPTSSWFPEARFILLCARTSLSDAVRQRVRETALELLDWSLVLDLARFHGVGPLLWRSISATCADLVPPAALTALRQVTQAGTLLNGALVRETVRISRAFEERGLPAIPFKGAALAAVAYKDANLRDFDDLDFIVPQARLAEAQDILTAHGYRPLSQSRESFQAAHYHEPYHLYVHETSRLLVDLQWVMAHEQFSFRLDRPDIWDRRMSLSVEGGRISTIAPEELLIILCVHGSKHAWERLKWVVDVAALIRAQSPDWDRVLSTANRWKCRRMVLLGLRQAQQMMNAELPPAIWTAIRADADVLDLAARMPKSLLFNQQDGIDEHDGPALYYALKDTILEQWRYALELCRDEHRVVYDAPEWLRHRRFLRQLARAIQPVRSWIVKLPLAKQARRGMARLTGRVGTADLRC; from the coding sequence ATGATGCAGGAATCGTCTGAACAGCTGGTGACCCCGCTCGCTCCAATTTTGGGATTTAAGAGGACGCCGACTTCGTCCTGGTTTCCCGAGGCGAGATTCATCCTGTTGTGCGCCCGCACATCCCTGAGCGATGCGGTTCGGCAGCGCGTCAGAGAAACGGCTCTGGAACTGCTCGATTGGTCGCTGGTGCTGGACCTCGCGCGGTTTCACGGGGTCGGTCCGTTGCTGTGGCGGTCGATCTCCGCAACCTGCGCGGATCTGGTGCCGCCCGCGGCTCTGACGGCGCTTCGCCAAGTGACGCAGGCCGGTACGCTGCTGAACGGTGCGTTGGTCCGCGAGACGGTCCGGATCAGCCGGGCATTCGAAGAGCGGGGCCTGCCGGCCATTCCGTTCAAGGGGGCCGCGCTCGCCGCGGTGGCGTACAAGGACGCCAACCTTCGGGATTTCGACGATCTGGATTTCATCGTGCCGCAAGCCCGTCTGGCCGAGGCGCAGGACATCCTGACGGCTCATGGATATCGGCCCCTGAGTCAGTCCCGCGAGTCCTTTCAGGCTGCGCACTACCACGAGCCCTACCATTTGTATGTGCATGAGACGAGCCGTTTGCTGGTGGATCTGCAATGGGTCATGGCCCATGAACAGTTCTCGTTCCGCCTGGACCGCCCCGACATTTGGGACCGGCGGATGTCCCTGTCGGTCGAGGGAGGGCGGATCAGCACCATCGCTCCCGAGGAACTGTTGATCATCTTGTGCGTGCACGGATCGAAGCATGCGTGGGAACGGCTGAAGTGGGTCGTGGACGTGGCCGCGCTGATCCGGGCGCAATCGCCGGACTGGGACCGGGTGCTTTCCACGGCGAACCGGTGGAAGTGCCGCCGCATGGTGTTGCTTGGCTTGAGACAGGCGCAGCAGATGATGAATGCGGAGCTGCCTCCTGCGATCTGGACGGCGATCCGGGCAGACGCCGACGTGCTGGATTTGGCGGCGCGCATGCCGAAAAGCCTGCTCTTCAACCAGCAGGACGGCATCGACGAGCACGACGGGCCCGCGCTGTACTATGCGCTGAAAGATACGATACTGGAGCAGTGGCGCTATGCGCTCGAGCTTTGCCGCGACGAACATCGGGTGGTCTATGATGCGCCCGAATGGCTCCGTCATCGCCGGTTCCTTCGGCAATTGGCGCGCGCGATACAACCGGTCCGGTCGTGGATCGTCAAATTGCCTTTGGCCAAGCAGGCGCGCCGCGGGATGGCCCGTCTTACGGGGCGCGTCGGAACCGCCGATCTTCGATGCTGA
- a CDS encoding tetratricopeptide repeat protein: protein MLKNGLSEELNRQGNEHFSLGHYTEAYTCYAKALECDRMTGDQRALAATLGNLGNICAVSGRRDAAQDYYQEVLELQKVFGDEKGIGTTLANLGNLRADAGEWERARAYYLEALDLMTKTHDEAAKAVLYSDLGLIARETGQFEEAIRCYERSLVLMRRLGNQGGTADAWRMMGRTFLMQRRHDDAIACCQTSQSIAERAHDELRAGGARYVLAQCYEELGRFDEAVALLERVVEMDRKYQLPKLDENTRRLQDLRERKERAMGQSA, encoded by the coding sequence ATGCTCAAGAACGGTTTGTCGGAGGAACTCAATCGGCAGGGGAACGAGCACTTCTCGCTCGGACACTATACCGAGGCCTACACCTGCTATGCCAAAGCCCTCGAATGCGACCGGATGACCGGCGACCAGCGCGCGTTGGCGGCGACGCTCGGCAATCTCGGCAACATCTGTGCGGTCAGCGGCCGGCGGGACGCGGCGCAGGATTATTATCAGGAAGTATTGGAATTGCAAAAAGTCTTCGGCGACGAGAAGGGGATCGGGACGACGCTGGCCAATCTGGGTAATCTGCGCGCGGATGCGGGGGAGTGGGAACGCGCCCGGGCCTATTACCTGGAAGCATTGGACTTGATGACCAAGACGCATGACGAGGCGGCCAAAGCGGTGCTGTATTCCGATCTCGGCTTGATTGCGAGAGAGACCGGTCAATTCGAGGAGGCCATCCGGTGTTATGAACGTTCGCTCGTGCTGATGCGTCGCTTGGGAAATCAAGGCGGCACGGCGGATGCGTGGCGCATGATGGGACGGACCTTCTTGATGCAGCGTCGTCATGATGACGCGATTGCCTGCTGCCAAACCAGCCAATCCATTGCGGAGCGGGCGCACGACGAACTCCGCGCGGGCGGAGCGCGCTATGTATTGGCCCAGTGCTATGAAGAGCTCGGCCGTTTCGACGAGGCGGTTGCGTTGCTCGAACGCGTGGTGGAGATGGACCGGAAGTATCAGCTGCCGAAATTGGACGAGAACACCAGACGCCTTCAGGATCTCCGTGAGCGAAAAGAACGAGCCATGGGACAATCCGCATGA
- a CDS encoding methyltransferase: MTGPPETFSEFRDLLAGYRLPRIILTALELKLFTAMGTSTWTPSQLARLLKVSERGVTILCRNLAMAGLLVKKGTRYRNGRLGSTLLNARHPAYRGRYLDLLTSQWNDWAGLTESVRTGKPVDHDEPDQPDHRSRFTWAMHQRTMDLAPRLAERISLRGARSLLDLGGGPGTYALAFLAKNRELKATVCDRPAALRVAKTIAKNHQAGARLWYLPLDLLADPIPGSYDVVWYSNVLHIYSPEQNRSIFRRVRAALNPGGRFIIQDAFLHDREGLRPEDASLFAVSMLLFTETGDTYRAAEVTAWLNAAGFESVRLLRTKKGQEDWEGGVLEARLPRAIARTRANRRRSAQG; encoded by the coding sequence ATGACCGGCCCGCCGGAGACCTTTTCGGAATTCCGCGACCTGCTTGCCGGTTATCGCCTCCCGCGAATCATCCTCACCGCGCTCGAATTGAAGCTCTTCACCGCCATGGGCACGTCGACGTGGACCCCGTCTCAATTAGCCCGCTTGCTCAAGGTCAGTGAACGGGGCGTGACGATCCTCTGCCGGAATCTGGCCATGGCCGGGTTGCTCGTCAAGAAGGGGACTCGATACCGGAACGGCCGGCTGGGCTCGACGCTGTTGAATGCCCGTCATCCTGCGTATCGGGGCCGGTATCTCGATCTGCTCACCAGCCAATGGAACGATTGGGCCGGCTTGACCGAATCGGTGCGGACCGGGAAACCGGTCGATCATGACGAGCCCGATCAGCCGGATCATCGTTCGAGATTCACCTGGGCGATGCATCAGCGCACGATGGATCTCGCGCCCCGTCTCGCTGAGAGGATTTCGCTCCGCGGGGCACGATCCCTGTTGGATCTGGGCGGCGGACCGGGAACGTATGCCCTGGCTTTCCTTGCAAAAAACAGGGAACTGAAGGCGACAGTGTGCGATCGTCCCGCCGCGCTCCGGGTGGCGAAGACGATCGCCAAGAACCATCAAGCCGGTGCAAGACTGTGGTATCTCCCGCTGGATCTGTTGGCCGATCCCATTCCCGGCTCTTATGACGTCGTGTGGTATTCGAACGTCCTGCACATCTATTCTCCCGAGCAGAACCGGTCGATCTTTCGGCGGGTCAGGGCGGCGCTCAATCCGGGAGGGCGCTTCATCATCCAAGACGCGTTCCTTCATGATCGGGAAGGGCTCCGCCCGGAGGATGCCAGCCTGTTCGCCGTGTCCATGCTCTTGTTCACGGAAACCGGCGATACCTATCGTGCGGCCGAGGTCACGGCCTGGTTGAATGCGGCCGGCTTCGAATCCGTCAGGCTGTTGAGGACGAAGAAGGGGCAGGAGGATTGGGAGGGAGGGGTGTTGGAGGCCCGTCTCCCCAGAGCGATCGCACGAACGCGTGCCAACCGGCGACGGTCAGCGCAAGGTTGA
- a CDS encoding peroxiredoxin family protein yields MKRSILIVAAALAVPMLVSYGVLAAGFFKVGEKAPDFTLNALTGDTVSLASQKGKVVVLGLFHICDPCMMQGTNLQKVYESTQGKNVAVIGVNSAGNAKKDVGEFLSAFPVKVTYPYLLDPGKVTDKLYGGGKFIPNVYVIDQEGVIRWQRVGNMDLAGADVIVAEVEKLLAASGNKM; encoded by the coding sequence ATGAAACGGTCCATCCTTATCGTAGCGGCGGCTTTGGCGGTGCCGATGCTGGTGTCGTATGGCGTGCTGGCGGCGGGATTCTTCAAGGTTGGGGAGAAAGCCCCTGATTTTACGTTGAACGCGTTGACGGGCGACACGGTGAGTCTCGCGTCCCAAAAGGGCAAGGTCGTCGTGCTGGGGTTGTTCCATATCTGCGATCCTTGCATGATGCAGGGGACCAATCTTCAGAAGGTCTACGAATCAACGCAAGGGAAGAACGTGGCGGTGATCGGCGTGAACTCCGCCGGCAATGCGAAAAAGGACGTCGGAGAATTTCTTTCGGCGTTTCCCGTCAAGGTGACGTATCCGTACCTATTGGATCCCGGGAAGGTGACGGATAAGTTGTACGGAGGGGGGAAATTCATTCCCAACGTGTATGTCATCGATCAAGAGGGAGTGATTCGATGGCAGCGCGTGGGGAACATGGACCTTGCGGGTGCCGACGTGATCGTGGCGGAGGTCGAAAAACTGCTGGCGGCATCGGGAAACAAGATGTAG
- a CDS encoding peptidase MA family metallohydrolase: MYRRNISHLLYKVALVVALIIIYGAWFKPTYLQRPPGQTRDAQEAETKAPPETLRPAEAVEPPPKQTRLIDHSVVPRSKHQDFLAAIRDDLEKGDLAAATSKLDNLSTSTTNDPAVRPYLAVLWNNVGIEQEKSSGTKESVQTFKRAASLDPKNPVIQLNLAHAYWELRDPAMTVEFLDRLIALAPDEPFPHLAMAELLQERDRLKEAAQHLDQATERAAKDPAVQSYLRTVTAKVRKTDQAEEQLTSRESAHFIVKFDGQADHTTWTTAQDILEEAYREIGQRLGHFPSKPIVVVLQAETAFQSATGSPVWADGLFDPVLGRIQVPSQGALTDRAWLTKVLRHEFAHAVLHDMQGHSGSAIPTWLNEGLAMQLAGEHWSEIQPVKHQEVALIPLTALEGGWSNLTPEAASVAYLEANSAVHYMIDRYGLHGVNQLLGHLKARQSLSAAMQSQLSLSYEQFQSRWADQFKGELAKG; encoded by the coding sequence ATGTATCGCCGAAACATCTCGCACCTCCTCTACAAGGTCGCGCTCGTCGTGGCCTTGATCATCATTTACGGGGCATGGTTCAAGCCTACGTACCTCCAGCGACCGCCCGGCCAAACCCGGGACGCCCAGGAAGCGGAGACCAAGGCCCCGCCGGAAACCCTGCGCCCCGCCGAGGCGGTGGAACCGCCCCCGAAGCAGACGAGGCTGATCGATCACAGCGTCGTTCCCCGCAGCAAGCATCAGGACTTCTTGGCCGCCATCCGCGACGATCTGGAGAAGGGCGACCTCGCCGCGGCCACGTCGAAACTGGACAATCTCTCCACCTCGACCACCAACGATCCCGCCGTCCGGCCCTACCTCGCCGTCCTGTGGAACAATGTCGGGATCGAACAAGAAAAGAGCAGCGGAACCAAGGAGTCCGTTCAGACGTTCAAGAGAGCCGCCTCGCTGGATCCGAAGAATCCTGTAATCCAATTGAATTTGGCCCACGCCTATTGGGAATTGCGGGACCCGGCCATGACGGTGGAGTTCCTCGACAGGCTGATCGCCCTGGCCCCGGACGAACCCTTTCCCCACTTGGCCATGGCGGAATTGCTCCAGGAACGGGATCGTCTGAAGGAAGCGGCGCAGCACCTCGACCAGGCGACGGAGCGCGCCGCAAAAGATCCGGCCGTGCAGTCCTATCTGAGAACCGTCACGGCCAAGGTTCGCAAGACGGATCAAGCGGAGGAACAGTTGACCAGCCGCGAGAGCGCCCACTTCATCGTCAAATTCGACGGGCAGGCGGATCACACCACCTGGACGACCGCGCAGGACATTCTCGAAGAAGCCTACCGGGAGATCGGTCAACGACTCGGACATTTCCCGTCGAAACCGATCGTCGTCGTGCTGCAGGCGGAGACGGCGTTCCAAAGTGCGACCGGAAGCCCGGTATGGGCGGACGGACTGTTCGATCCGGTTCTGGGCCGCATTCAGGTCCCCTCGCAAGGCGCACTGACGGATCGAGCCTGGCTCACCAAGGTGCTCCGGCATGAGTTCGCCCATGCCGTGCTGCACGACATGCAGGGACACAGCGGCAGCGCCATTCCCACGTGGCTGAACGAAGGGCTCGCCATGCAGCTGGCCGGCGAGCACTGGTCGGAAATCCAACCGGTCAAACACCAGGAGGTCGCCCTGATTCCGCTGACGGCGTTGGAAGGAGGCTGGAGCAATCTGACGCCGGAAGCGGCGTCAGTCGCGTATCTGGAAGCAAACTCCGCGGTCCACTACATGATCGATCGCTACGGCCTGCACGGAGTCAATCAGCTATTGGGCCATCTCAAGGCCAGACAGTCGCTCAGCGCGGCAATGCAATCCCAATTGTCCCTCTCGTACGAACAGTTTCAATCCCGCTGGGCCGACCAGTTCAAAGGGGAACTCGCCAAAGGCTAG
- a CDS encoding MBL fold metallo-hydrolase, whose amino-acid sequence MKQLFHGIWQWSWFSEEKQLDFNGLFLAIGEHKILVDPPPLTAEATTLIRRQGGVEYIVVTNRDHRREAETCRHEFRCQLWVPHEDAGQMDLQPTRTFKDGELLPGGLWVVRLTDQKSPGESALFIPQGKGILVVGDALIGKPAGAVSLLAAEKYADAGKAREGLRRLLKYAFDALLVGDGVSILTGAKPVVELALKDSPP is encoded by the coding sequence ATGAAACAACTGTTTCACGGCATCTGGCAATGGTCCTGGTTCTCCGAGGAGAAGCAGCTCGACTTCAACGGGCTGTTTCTGGCGATCGGCGAACACAAGATTCTCGTGGATCCGCCGCCCCTGACGGCGGAAGCGACCACGTTGATCCGCCGGCAGGGAGGCGTGGAGTACATCGTCGTCACGAATCGCGACCACCGGCGCGAGGCCGAGACGTGCAGACACGAATTCCGTTGCCAGCTGTGGGTACCACATGAGGATGCCGGCCAGATGGACCTTCAGCCTACGAGAACGTTCAAGGACGGTGAACTGTTGCCCGGCGGGCTGTGGGTGGTCCGTTTAACCGATCAAAAATCTCCCGGGGAGTCGGCGCTCTTCATTCCGCAGGGCAAGGGCATCCTCGTCGTCGGCGATGCCTTGATCGGAAAGCCCGCGGGGGCGGTGAGCCTCTTGGCTGCGGAGAAGTATGCCGATGCCGGCAAGGCGCGGGAAGGGCTTCGCCGATTGCTGAAGTATGCGTTCGACGCACTATTGGTGGGTGATGGGGTTTCGATTCTTACCGGAGCCAAGCCGGTGGTCGAGCTGGCGCTGAAGGATTCGCCGCCGTGA
- a CDS encoding sterol desaturase family protein: MAIDAITWFVERAAEYGLEAVSSWSNVRAALAQIPLAILDLSHPLAWPYLLSSLVIAWILFLAVKRRGETECRSFVEFAFPARLYRHPSTRLDWKFGICDLTLQFLLYTPVMTGMGLLGAKAMTALLVGSWGWEPPHTLSVTGIAAAAVGWFVLHDFVNYCTHVLFHRIPLLWSFHRVHHSAEVLTPAAAFRVHPVELLAFAAIQAPVLGTAAVLYQNILGEEQRITMVFGVSVFTFVSGILGSHLRHSHVWFSYGPVLNRVFMSPAHHQIHHSVDAHHWNKNFAVKLAVWDALFGTLYLPGRREALSVGLPDADRREFTSVSGLYLSPFVRAFQALVPIESRRG, translated from the coding sequence ATGGCGATTGACGCGATCACCTGGTTCGTCGAGCGGGCGGCCGAGTACGGCTTGGAGGCCGTCTCGTCCTGGTCGAATGTCCGGGCCGCGCTTGCCCAGATTCCCCTGGCGATTCTGGACCTGTCCCACCCGCTGGCCTGGCCCTATCTATTGTCCAGCCTGGTGATCGCTTGGATCCTGTTTCTGGCGGTGAAGCGGCGCGGTGAGACGGAGTGCCGATCATTCGTAGAGTTTGCGTTTCCCGCGCGGCTGTATCGGCACCCTTCGACGAGGCTGGACTGGAAATTCGGTATCTGTGACCTGACGCTTCAATTCCTGCTGTACACGCCGGTCATGACTGGCATGGGTCTGCTCGGCGCGAAGGCCATGACGGCGTTGCTCGTCGGGAGTTGGGGTTGGGAGCCGCCGCACACCCTGTCTGTCACGGGAATCGCGGCTGCGGCGGTGGGATGGTTCGTGCTGCACGACTTCGTCAATTACTGCACTCACGTGTTGTTTCATCGGATCCCGCTGCTCTGGTCGTTTCATCGGGTTCACCATTCGGCGGAGGTGTTGACGCCGGCCGCGGCGTTCCGAGTGCATCCGGTCGAGCTGCTCGCCTTCGCGGCGATTCAAGCGCCCGTCTTGGGCACGGCCGCGGTGTTGTACCAGAATATCCTGGGAGAGGAGCAGCGGATCACCATGGTGTTCGGGGTGAGCGTCTTCACGTTCGTCTCCGGCATCCTGGGCTCGCACTTGCGGCATTCTCACGTGTGGTTTTCCTACGGACCGGTATTGAATCGAGTCTTCATGAGCCCCGCGCATCATCAGATTCATCATAGCGTGGACGCGCATCATTGGAACAAGAACTTCGCGGTCAAGCTGGCCGTCTGGGATGCGCTGTTCGGCACGTTATACCTACCGGGGAGGCGGGAAGCATTGAGCGTCGGCCTTCCCGATGCCGACCGCCGGGAGTTCACATCCGTATCCGGACTCTATCTGTCGCCGTTCGTGAGGGCGTTTCAGGCGCTGGTGCCCATAGAAAGCAGGAGGGGATGA
- a CDS encoding Ppx/GppA phosphatase family protein — protein MSPVRLAGIDIGTLTCRLLIADLLPDGRLKAVHAERRILRLGEDVDRSKRLSVAAMERVVHCLKGWHEAVGEHRIDGCAVVATSAVRDAANRSEFLALVTRETGLTVDVISGDEEARRTMRGIRSGLPAGVTGVLGLDIGGGSTEFILDRPGRQPVVKSIDIGVVRLSERILHHDPPTAEEIQRAREWVRQETERAMADMPSRAGLTFVGTAGTITALAAMAQRLSSYEPARIHNYRLTLEIIVDLERQLLGRTKAARVGLPGLEKNREDVIAAGAVIIRTVMDALGEKECLVSDLGLREGVLLTLADRLAAGRTPFTTQL, from the coding sequence GTGAGCCCAGTGCGTCTCGCCGGAATCGACATCGGTACGTTGACCTGCCGATTGCTGATCGCGGATCTTCTGCCCGACGGCCGCCTCAAGGCAGTCCACGCCGAGCGCCGGATCCTGAGGCTGGGTGAGGACGTCGACCGATCGAAACGATTGAGCGTGGCCGCGATGGAGCGCGTCGTGCACTGTCTCAAGGGATGGCACGAAGCCGTCGGCGAGCATCGGATCGACGGCTGCGCCGTGGTGGCGACGAGCGCCGTGCGCGATGCGGCGAATCGAAGCGAGTTTCTCGCGCTCGTCACGCGTGAGACCGGACTCACCGTCGATGTCATCTCAGGTGACGAAGAAGCCCGCCGCACGATGCGCGGCATTCGTTCAGGTCTGCCCGCCGGCGTGACCGGGGTTCTGGGGCTCGACATCGGCGGAGGGAGCACGGAATTCATTCTTGATCGGCCCGGGCGGCAGCCTGTCGTGAAATCGATCGACATCGGCGTCGTCAGGCTCAGCGAGCGAATCCTGCACCACGATCCGCCCACGGCGGAGGAGATTCAGCGGGCTCGCGAATGGGTCCGGCAAGAAACGGAACGGGCCATGGCCGACATGCCCTCACGGGCCGGCCTCACATTCGTCGGCACGGCTGGAACGATCACTGCGCTTGCGGCGATGGCGCAGCGGCTGTCCTCCTACGAGCCGGCAAGGATCCATAATTATCGGCTGACGTTGGAAATCATCGTCGACCTGGAAAGGCAACTGCTCGGCCGAACCAAAGCGGCTCGTGTCGGCTTGCCTGGATTGGAAAAGAACCGCGAAGACGTCATCGCCGCCGGCGCGGTCATCATCCGAACGGTCATGGACGCGTTAGGAGAGAAGGAATGTCTGGTGAGCGATTTGGGATTGCGCGAAGGGGTGTTACTGACGCTCGCCGACCGACTGGCCGCCGGCCGGACTCCTTTCACGACTCAGTTGTGA
- a CDS encoding thiol-disulfide oxidoreductase DCC family protein yields the protein MKDRHDHIERPAIQGSAPCTLVYDGHCQLCVTAKTQLEQRTAGRSETPVRMVPYDGEEARRLLGSAYRPGRPDVAFLIDSTGTITTGLDAFLPLLPAMRGGAVLARFFRLPLIRPMARLLYRMVAKHRYRLFGEARLPQEPSSSPPNG from the coding sequence ATGAAGGACCGTCACGATCATATCGAGCGACCGGCCATTCAGGGATCGGCGCCCTGCACCCTAGTATATGACGGCCATTGCCAGCTCTGTGTCACGGCCAAGACTCAGCTTGAACAGAGGACGGCCGGACGGTCGGAAACGCCCGTGCGAATGGTTCCATACGACGGCGAGGAGGCAAGACGGCTGCTTGGATCGGCCTATCGGCCGGGCCGTCCTGACGTCGCGTTTCTCATTGATTCGACGGGCACCATCACGACAGGGCTCGATGCGTTTCTGCCGCTGCTTCCCGCCATGAGAGGCGGGGCCGTTCTGGCCCGCTTCTTTCGCCTCCCGTTAATCAGGCCGATGGCCAGATTGCTGTACCGCATGGTCGCCAAGCACCGGTATCGACTTTTCGGCGAGGCCCGCTTACCACAGGAGCCATCATCCTCTCCTCCTAACGGTTGA
- the recG gene encoding ATP-dependent DNA helicase RecG has product MWRPAEAEPSEPFQQWLDRLARPIEFATRDAGARLPLIKNLDSFVTDQVMRTLSRQSYPRAVEASLLKLRDLFGGDQGTLSPANQQRRLREAAAIVQALRTMNHRPPPGEAPTAPAGLSGGEGGPRAALWSIPIRFVKGVGPKRTALLQRIGIETVEQALWTVPWRYEDRSVITPIGRLAPGMDASICGIIVRSEARRARHRRLSILDIFVEDRTGRMQAVFFNQSFLEPILTVGVTVLLTGRIVAGARGWVDIRMDVSQYEVVGSDAEAPVHVGRIVPIYHETKGWTSRHMRVLTKGLLDAYTTGLQEILPTAMRARYRLPLIDQAIEEVHFPRPGTPMPALERGLTAAHRRLAFEELLLLQLALAARQGMLKEERKPMRFNPKTALLTTLSRRIPFTLTTAQQRVIGDILADMASPKPMNRLIQGDVGCGKTMVALHAMVLACGSGYQAALMAPTEILAEQHYRNLKGLLDTLGLSVALISGGGRANDRKTARERVASGEAKVAIGTHALIQQGVTFAKLGLVVIDEQHRFGVLQRKTLAEKGYTPDVLVLTATPIPRTLAMTVYGDLDVSVIDQLPPGRKPVRTFLYQESQRRRAYQILKDEVRSGRQAYVVYPLVEESEKIDLQAAIQGAERLRAEELSEFHVGVLHGRMKSADKDRTMEDFKSGKLQVLVSTTVVEVGVDVPNTTVILIEHAERFGLAQLHQLRGRVGRSEQQSYCLLMASRGGGAKRVNGMADTAGVPARDRLEALVRSTDGFVIAEEDLKIRGPGEFFGYRQWGLPEFRVADLIRDADLLQQARQEAFALVKNDGTLSAPAHRGLREAMIRRWGKKLELGSVS; this is encoded by the coding sequence ATGTGGCGCCCAGCCGAGGCCGAACCTTCCGAGCCCTTCCAGCAATGGCTGGATCGTCTGGCGCGTCCGATCGAGTTCGCCACCCGCGACGCCGGCGCGCGTCTCCCCCTCATCAAGAATCTCGACAGTTTCGTGACCGATCAGGTCATGCGGACGTTGTCCAGGCAGTCCTATCCCAGGGCGGTCGAGGCCTCGCTGCTGAAGTTGCGGGATCTGTTCGGTGGGGACCAAGGCACGCTCTCGCCCGCCAACCAGCAGCGGCGGCTCCGTGAGGCTGCCGCAATCGTTCAGGCGTTGCGGACCATGAATCACCGGCCTCCGCCTGGCGAGGCTCCTACCGCGCCGGCCGGCCTGTCCGGTGGGGAAGGCGGGCCTCGTGCCGCCCTCTGGTCGATCCCCATTCGGTTTGTGAAGGGGGTCGGCCCCAAGCGCACCGCCCTGCTTCAGCGGATTGGAATCGAAACGGTCGAACAGGCCCTGTGGACCGTTCCTTGGCGGTACGAGGACCGGTCCGTCATCACGCCGATCGGACGGCTCGCACCCGGGATGGACGCGTCGATTTGCGGCATCATCGTGCGCAGCGAGGCCAGACGCGCCCGGCATCGCCGGCTCAGTATCCTGGACATTTTTGTAGAAGACCGGACCGGTCGTATGCAGGCGGTGTTTTTCAATCAATCATTCCTGGAACCGATTCTCACCGTCGGAGTCACGGTGTTGTTGACCGGCCGCATCGTCGCCGGGGCGCGGGGGTGGGTGGACATCAGAATGGACGTGTCTCAGTACGAGGTCGTCGGATCTGACGCGGAAGCTCCCGTGCACGTCGGGCGGATCGTGCCGATCTATCATGAAACGAAGGGCTGGACGTCGAGACACATGCGGGTGCTGACGAAAGGGTTGCTCGACGCCTATACGACCGGGCTCCAGGAAATCCTTCCGACTGCGATGCGAGCCCGCTATCGGCTGCCGTTGATCGACCAGGCGATCGAAGAGGTGCATTTCCCGCGTCCGGGTACGCCGATGCCCGCATTGGAGCGCGGGTTGACGGCAGCGCATCGCCGGCTCGCGTTCGAGGAACTACTCCTGTTGCAACTGGCGCTTGCGGCACGGCAGGGTATGCTCAAGGAAGAACGCAAGCCCATGCGGTTCAATCCCAAGACGGCATTGCTGACCACGTTGTCGCGGCGCATTCCGTTCACACTGACCACCGCGCAACAGCGGGTCATCGGCGACATCCTGGCCGATATGGCATCGCCGAAGCCGATGAATCGATTGATCCAGGGAGACGTGGGGTGCGGCAAGACGATGGTGGCGCTGCACGCCATGGTGCTGGCCTGCGGGTCAGGATATCAGGCGGCGCTGATGGCGCCCACGGAGATATTGGCGGAACAACACTACCGGAATCTGAAGGGCTTGCTGGACACGCTGGGATTGTCGGTGGCGCTGATCAGCGGAGGCGGGCGCGCGAACGATAGGAAGACGGCGCGCGAACGGGTCGCATCGGGAGAGGCCAAAGTGGCGATCGGGACCCATGCCTTGATCCAGCAGGGCGTCACCTTCGCCAAGCTCGGACTGGTGGTGATCGATGAGCAGCACCGGTTCGGCGTGCTGCAACGAAAGACCCTGGCCGAGAAAGGATATACCCCCGATGTGCTCGTCCTGACGGCCACTCCCATCCCCAGAACTCTGGCCATGACCGTCTATGGAGATCTCGACGTTTCGGTCATCGATCAGTTGCCCCCGGGCCGCAAGCCGGTCCGAACCTTTCTCTACCAGGAGTCGCAGCGGCGGCGCGCCTATCAGATTCTAAAGGACGAAGTGCGCTCGGGCCGCCAGGCCTATGTGGTCTACCCGCTGGTCGAAGAATCGGAGAAAATCGATTTACAGGCGGCCATTCAGGGGGCGGAGCGGCTTCGCGCGGAAGAGCTGTCCGAATTTCACGTGGGGGTCCTCCACGGGCGGATGAAGTCGGCGGACAAGGATCGGACGATGGAGGACTTCAAGAGTGGCAAATTGCAAGTCCTGGTCTCGACCACCGTCGTTGAAGTCGGCGTCGACGTCCCCAATACTACGGTCATCCTGATCGAACATGCCGAGCGTTTCGGGTTGGCGCAGCTTCATCAATTGAGAGGACGGGTCGGACGCAGCGAGCAGCAGTCGTATTGCCTGCTCATGGCTTCGCGGGGGGGCGGAGCCAAGAGAGTCAACGGCATGGCGGATACAGCGGGTGTCCCGGCCCGCGATCGGTTGGAAGCGCTGGTGCGATCGACCGACGGATTCGTCATCGCCGAAGAAGATTTGAAGATCCGCGGCCCAGGGGAATTTTTCGGCTATCGTCAATGGGGGTTGCCGGAATTTCGCGTGGCGGATTTGATCCGTGATGCCGACCTGCTCCAGCAGGCTCGACAGGAGGCGTTTGCCCTGGTGAAGAACGACGGAACATTGTCCGCCCCGGCGCATCGAGGCTTGCGCGAGGCGATGATCAGACGGTGGGGCAAGAAATTGGAGTTGGGATCGGTCAGTTAA